In Ovis aries strain OAR_USU_Benz2616 breed Rambouillet chromosome 13, ARS-UI_Ramb_v3.0, whole genome shotgun sequence, the following are encoded in one genomic region:
- the CSE1L gene encoding exportin-2 yields the protein MAMELSDANLQTLTEYLKKTLDPDPAIRRPAEKFLESVEGNQNYPLLLLTLLEKSQDNVIKVCASVTFKNYIKRNWRIVEDEPNKICEADRGAIKANIVHLMLSSPEQIQKQLSDAISIIGREDFPQKWPDLLTEMVNRFQSGDFHVINGVLRTAHSLFKRYRHEFKSNELWTEIKLVLDAFALPLTNLFKATIELCSTHANDASALRILFSSLILISKLFYSLNFQDLPEFFEDNMETWMNNFHTLLTLDNKLLQTDDEEEAGLLELLKSQICDNAALYAQKYDEEFQRYLPRFVTAIWNLLVTTGQEVKYDLLVSNAIQFLASVCERPHYKNLFEDQNTLTSICEKVIVPNMEFRAADEEAFEDNSEEYIRRDLEGSDIDTRRRAACDLVRGLCKFFEGPVTGIFSGYVNSMLQEYAKNPSVNWKHKDAAIYLVTSLASKAQTQKHGITQANELVNLTEFFVNHILPDLKSANVNEFPVLKADGIKYIMIFRNQVPKEHLLVSIPLLISHLQAESIVVHTYAAHALERLFTMRGPNSATLFTAAEIAPFVEILLTNLFKALTLPGSSENEYIMKAIMRSFSLLQEAIIPYIPTLITQLTQKLLAVSKNPSKPHFNHYMFEAICLSIRITCKSNPAAVVNFEEALFLVFTEILQNDVQEFIPYVFQVMSLLLETHKNDIPSSYMALFPHLLQPVLWERTGNIPALVRLLQAFLERGSNTIASAAADKIPGLLGVFQKLIASKANDHQGFYLLNSIIEHMPPESVDQYRKQIFILLFQRLQNSKTTKFIKSFLVFINLYCIKYGALALQEIFDGIQPKMFGMVLEKIIIPEIQKVSGNVEKKICAVGITKLLTECPPMMDTEYTKLWTPLLQSLIGLFELPEDDTIPDEEHFIDIEDTPGYQTAFSQLAFAGKKEHDPVGQMVNNPKIHLAQSLHKLSTACPGRVPSMVSTSLNAEALQYLQGYLQAASVTLL from the exons CTGAAAAGTTTCTTGAATCTGTAGAAGGAAATCAGAACTACCCATTGTTGCTGTTAACATTACTAGAGAAGTCCCAGGATAATGTTATTAAAGTGTGTGCCTCTGTGACATTCAAGAACTATATTAAAAGAAATTGGAGAATT GTTGAAGATGAACCAAATAAAATTTGCGAAGCCGACAGAGGAGCCATTAAAGCTAACATCGTGCACTTGATGCTCAGCAGCCCAGAGCAAATTCAGAAGCAG ttaAGTGATGCCATTAGCATTATTGGCAGAGAAGATTTCCCTCAGAAATGGCCTGACTTGCTGACTGAAATGGTGAATCGCTTTCAGAGTGGAGATTTCCATGTTATTAACGGAGTCCTTCGTACAGCACATTCTTTATTTAAAAG ATATCGCCATGAATTTAAGTCAAACGAGTTATGGACTGAAATTAAACTTGTTCTGGATGCCTTTGCTTTGCCTTTGACGAAtctatttaag GCCACTATTGAACTCTGCAGCACCCATGCAAATGATGCTTCTGCTCTGAGGATTCTGTTCTCTTCCCTGATCCTAATCTCAAAATTGTTCTACAGTTTAAACTTTCAg GATCTCCCTGAATTTTTTGAAGATAATATGGAAACTTGGATGAACAATTTTCATACCCTCTTAACATTAGATAATAAGCTTCTACAAACTGAT GATGAAGAGGAAGCAGGCTTACTGGAGCTCTTAAAATCCCAGATTTGTGATAATGCTGCACTTTACGCACAAAAATACGATGAAGAGTTTCAGCGATACCTGCCTCGTTTTGTCACAGCCATCTGGAATTTACTAGTTACAACAGGTCAAGAGGTTAAATATGACTTG TTGGTAAGTAATGCAATTCAGTTTCTGGCTTCAGTTTGTGAGAGACCTCACTATAAGAATCTCTTTGAGGACCAGAACACGCTGACAAGTATCTGTGAAAAGGTTATTGTGCCTAACATGGAATTTAGAG CTGCTGATGAAGAAGCCTTTGAAGATAATTCTGAGGAGTACATAAGAAGAGATCTGGAAGGATCTG ATATTGATACTAGACGCAGGGCTGCTTGTGATCTAGTTCGAGGATTATGCAAGTTTTTTGAGGGACCCGTGACAGGAATCTTCTCTGGTTATGTTAATTCCATGCTGCAGGAATATGCCAAAAATCCATCTGTCAACTGGAAACACAAAGACGCAGCCATTTACCTGGTGACATCTTTGGCATCGAAAGCCCAAACACAGAAG CATGGGATTACACAAGCAAATGAGCTTGTAAACCTGACTGAATTCTTCGTGAATCACATTCTCCCTGATTTAAAATCAGCTAATG TAAATGAATTTCCTGTTCTTAAAGCTGATGGCATCAAATACATTATGATTTTTAGAAATCAA GTACCAAAAGAGCATCTGCTAGTCTCTATTCCCCTCTTAATCAGTCATCTTCAGGCTGAAAGCATTGTTGTTCATACTTACGCAGCACATGCTCTTGAGAGACTGTTTACTATGAGAGGGCCTAACAGCGCCACTCT CTTTACAGCTGCAGAAATCGCACCGTTTGTTGAGATTCTGCTAACAAACCTTTTCAAAGCTCTCACACTTCCTGGctcttcagaaaatgaatatattatgaaAG CTATCATGAGAAGCTTTTCCCTCCTACAGGAAGCCATAATCCCCTACATCCCTACTCTCATCACTCAGCTCACACAGAAGCTATTAGCTGTTAGTAAG aaccCAAGCAAACCTCACTTTAATCACTATATGTTTGAGGCAATATGTTTATCCATAAGAATAACTTGCAAATCTAACCCTGCTGCTGTTGTAAATTTTGAGGAGGCTTTGTTTCTGGTGTTTACTGAAATTTTACAAAATGATGTACAAG AATTTATTCCGTATGTCTTtcaagtgatgtctttgcttctggaaacacacaaaaatgacATCCCGTCATCCTACATGGCCTTATTTCCTCATCTCCTTCAGCCAGTGCTTTGGGAAAGAACAGGAAATATTCCTGCTCTAGTGAGGCTTCTCCAGGCATTCTTAGAACGAGGTTCAAATACAATAGCAAGTGCTGCAGCTGACAAAATT CCTGGGTTACTAGGTGTCTTCCAGAAGCTGATTGCATCCAAAGCCAATGACCACCAAGGTTTTTATCTTCTAAATAGTATAATAGAGCACATGCCCCC TGAGTCAGTTGACCAATACAGAAAGCAAATCTTCATTCTTCTATTCCAAAGACTTCAGAAttccaaaacaacaaagtttATCAAGA GTTTCTTAGTCTTCATTAATTTGTACTGTATAAAATACGGGGCGCTAGCACTGCAGGAAATATTTGATGGTATACAACCAAA AATGTTTGGAATGGTTTTGGAAAAAATCATTATTCCTGAAATTCAGAAAGTATCTGGAAATGTAGAGAAAAAGATTTGTGCTGTTGGGATAACCAAATTACTAACAGAATGTCCCCCGATGATGGACACAGAGTACACCAAACTGTG GACTCCTTTATTACAGTCTCTGATTGGCCTATTCGAGTTACCCGAGGATGATACCATCCCTGATGAAGAACATTTTATTGATATAGAAGATACCCCAGGATACCAGACTGCCTTCTCACAGTTGGCATTTGCTGGGAAAAAGGAGCACGACCCTGTCGGTCAGATGGTGAACAACCCCAAAATCCACCTGGCACAGTCGCTGCACAAGCTGTCCACTGCCTGTCCAGGAAGG GTGCCCTCCATGGTGAGCACCAGCCTCAACGCGGAAGCGCTCCAGTATCTCCAGGGATACCTTCAGGCGGCTAGTGTGACGCTGCTTTGA